ATAGTGCCTGGACAGGTCTTAATACAGGAGCCAAACActagaaaaaaaataaagatcaaaCAACAGAAAAACCACAGATCAAATATATCAAACAAACaagtgccggtcctcactaccccgacttcaactaagcCAATCAACAAAATAAAGAGAGGAGATAGAATGATCTCACAGTAGGTGCAAGCTATCCAAAAAACACCAGATCTGAACAGATCTGAAGTTTTACCACAATATTAAGAACAATACAACTGGTCAGTTTGCCCTAAATCTTCTAGGATTTAGAGACCAACACAGCGTGAATAACCACCAAGAGAAGAGGAGGCCTCAACAGCCAAGAAACCCTAGCTAGGGTTTGTAAAGAATGCCCAAGATCAAGTCGATCTAACGACTCCCAAATACCAGATCTGCACCGATAAAGCAGACCTAACACACAAAACACGAAACAAATCAGATTAACAGCGGAAATACCATAGGATCTAGAGCATAAGCTCTAATACCATGTAAAATTATATGAATCAAAGCACAAACACagaataaaagaagaaatagcgacaaaacaggtgacaaaatcttattaaCCAACCCAAAATATTTGCCCCCCAAAATACCCAGAAGATCTTACAAATGTAAGATCAAAACAATACAAACAGTACAATGATGATCATCAACAGATGATCATCTACAATAGAAGAAATACAAAAGAACCACAGAATAATCTCTCAGATACAGTTGAGAGATTATTCGTATACAATCTCTGAGCCAAACCCTAGCAGAGAACAataacaagagagagagagagttacaAACTGAACTACTTGAATGATTGAAGATCAAAGCCTTTATATAATATGAAACATGTAAAGTTTCACTTCAGCCCAAAGCTTAAACTAACAGCAACCGTAGTCCTCCATTTTACACAAACACCCCTCTAGATATTTTCATCAGTAGTTAAGCCTGTTACAACAGCCCAACAACTTAAAATCATATTAGCCCAGTTGGAACAGATAAGCCCAACAATAATAACAACCCAATAACAAATAAACCGATTGAATGACCAGTTGACTAGAATTGTAATCAGTTGACCTGATTACAAAACCAATAATTTTAACAATCATGTCTACCGAGACAGAATACAAAGCCCTAGCAATACTTTTGTTAAAATGACTTGGTTAGAAGCACTTCTTCAAGAGCTTAGGATATACACAACATTTGCTCCCTCTCTCTGGTGTGATAATCTTAATGCAACATATCATGCGACTAACCATGTGTTTCATGCTAGATTAAACTATGTTGAAGTTGATTTTCACTTTATAAGAGAAAAAATCGCACAAGGAAATTTCATGTGCATTTTTTTGTTGATGCATAATTAGATTGTAGACATCTTCACAAAATGATTGCCAACTCAAAGATTTATGTATTTACGTTACAACTTACAAGTCACTTCTCATATAGAGCTTAATTATAATACAAACATATACCCATTTCCTTGGTTCAACTATAACGCACCAGTACTTGCATTAATTATCCATAAGTTATATGTCATATTCATTCAACATTTGATATTTATCGTTGAAAGTCATACCGTTAGTGTCGGTAATTACGTGTTGTAAAATAGCATACACTCATTACTCCTCACCGCACCCAAGAGTTCCTAATCCTATTTAGATCTTGTCTTGTTGcgttgccaaaaaaaaaaaaaaaatcaaactctTGACAAAAAAAAATGCATCTCTCTCTCAAAATCTTGATCGTTCTTTCGTTTCTTCTTCTGCctccatcatcttcttcttcacaaacccTTAATCATCAAAGCAGCTTTTTAAACCCTTTTTTGCAACATAAAAATTGTTCACTAAAAGATTATATTCTAAGTATAGCAAATCATGTGGACACAGCAGATTGGATCAAGAACATAAGAAGGGAGATTCATGAATATCCAGAACTGGCTTTCGAAGAAATCAGAACAAGTTCGGTTATCCGGCGAGAACTTGAGAAGATGAGTATCGGGTACAGGTGGCCTGTGGCCAAGACCGGAGTAGTCGCAGTGATTGGCTCTGGTTTACCGCCGTTTGTAGCACTTAGAGCAGACATGGATGCTTTACCCCTTCAGGTTTCTTTTTGCTTCATTAAATTCCTTAAAGTGGtacgtatgtatatatgtgtgtgtatgtatgtacaTAAAATTAGTTACATCGTATTTTCTGTATATCTTCATGCAAAACGTGCAAATTTTTTGATCCATCAATAATTCCTTTCTGCTATAAATGACAGGGACCCCAGCTTTGTATCCTTTTTCTAATGCTTCAGGATTTTTTGATATGGTAATATTAATTTAGGGTACAAGACCTTTTTTTTATTGGTGTTATAGTGTGTAGGTTTCTGATATTTTTCAACTCTATTATAGATTTGTCGGGTAACTAAAGTTAAGCTaatgaattttatatatatagattaaaTGACTGGTTGATTCCAAACCGTCAGCAAAACTGTTAAACCGTTAAAACCATTCCTTGGATAGACCCATTAAACTGCCCAATAGGATAAATAATATGGTTTATGAACACcccctaatttttttttttttctaatattaTCATATATCATCACCAATCCTACTGGCAAATATTACTTCACAAACGTTATTGTAGTAAAACAGATCCTAAAACTTGTCACTCCAACCGGTTAAGCAATGCCAAGTTCAATAATAGATAGACCAAGATGTTTCCTTGTTTTCATCGTCAGTTTTAATTAAGTACAAAAAGATAATTTGGATAGATAAGAGTCCAGAAATATACATATAACATCTAACTATTTTACCGTTGTGTGTGAGTAGATCCGCGCATATTTTCATCCTGCTACATGTATAAAAATGTCATCTATATGCATAAGTTTTCATGCATTGCATGCTGCTATTTTGATCTATCAACACCTTATTTCTATTAATGAATCTTGAAGATTAGAAAACtgagaaagaaaaaaaacaagTCTTTTCTAGTTCGTTAAGCTTCTTGAATGTGTTACCAAATTAATTAGGGTTTCTTCTCCATTTTTTACAAACAATTATAAAAGATTAGAAGTTGATTAAATCATAAAGAGTACTGATCGGCAGTGGGTAGGAACTGGTTGAGTGGGAGCATAAAAGCAAAATTGATGGCAAGATGCATGCTTGTGGACATGATGCTCATGTTGCAATGCTTCTCGGTGCTGCTAAGATATTGAAACAACTCGAAAGCGAATTACAGGTAAGGTAACTAAACTAAAGATTAGGGTTTGTTTTTAGTTAATTGTGATAATGTCTTTGATTATTTTAGGGCACAGTGGTTTTGATATTTCAACCAGCTGAAGAAAGAGGTGAAGGAGCAAAAGAGATGATTAAAGAAGGTGTTCTTGAGAATGTAGAGGCCATTTTTGGGCTACATTTAGTCCTGAGCTCTGATTCTGGTGTTGTTGCAACCAAGCCAGGCGAGTTTTTGGCCGGGTGTGGTTGCTTCAAGGCAGTGATCCATGGCAAAGGAGGCGATGCCGCCATCCCACAAGATTCTGTTAATCCCATTTTGGCTGTTTCGGCTTCTATAATTAGCTTACAACATATTGTTTCTCGAGAAGCAGACCCCTTGGACACTCCTGTATGAATTAAACCCTTCATGAATTGATGCATGGGTAGTGTATATAGATATATTACCATGCATGATGCATATTAAATAAATTTTATGACAGGTGGTTTCGGTAGCAATAGTGGAAGGTGGAAGTGAGCTTAATGTGATTCCTGATTCAGTTTCCATGGCTGGTACTTATAGAGCTTTTAGCAAAAAGACCTTCTATGCACTTGGAGAAAGAATAAAAGAGGcaagtatgtgtgtgtgtatataagtTGGGATCTTTAATCTTTAGGTGGTTTTGAGAAGTTTCTATGGTTTCTAGTTAATATCGTTTATGAGGCTAGCTGATGTGAATATAGTGCGAAAAGTAGATACATGTTTGTCAACCTATCATGAACTTAGACAAACGTTGATACTAGCTTAGTTCACCTAGCGAATCCTCATGTAAACTATTCACATGGGTGCAAACAAGCCGAGTGGCTCACGAGCTATTCGAGATCGGCTCGAgcaaaagctcgaaacgagccgagccttatcgagcccgagccgagccttatcgagcccgagccgagcttgagcctaaaataaagttCATTTGtttaacgagcccgagctcgagcctcacatgtgaagctcgttaggctcgttgagccttatcgagccttagtgtaaactaagggtgttaaacgggtcgtgttcgcaggttggcgggttcaacccgacccgaacttGAAAATTTTAcacgaacccgaacccgaaaatcgtatcatacaCATGAACCCGAAAACGACCCGAAGTTTTGTGGGTTGACCTAAACACGACtcgttcaacccgaattttttttttctaaaattaatatattaaaattaaaatttacttaaaaaacataaatgtatataacacaattatattaaattataaaatcttatgcTAATTTCTCTTTTGAAGTTATAATTATgacataaaatacacacccaatttaatttatgacataaaataagttgtaaaaaataaaatatagagtaaattgccaaaatcgtccctgaggtttgaacatatttgccagtttcatccaaaacaacttttttgtaccatattgctcatcatttttaaaaaaattgtcattttcatccaaacgtctaacttttttgccaaaatcgtctctgagatttgggaatttttgtcattttcatccaaatgtttgacAAAAAAAATAAAGCAATTTGAAAGTTTGgatgaaaatgccaaaaagtcTCAAAAGTGAAGGGCAATATGATATAAAAAAGTtaatttggatgaaactggcaaacatGCCCAAATCTCAGGGttgattttgacaatttactctaaaatatgatataaatgtgttaaacgggtcaacccgccaacctgaTCGGGTTAACCTGAACCCAacccgttaacctaaacgggttcgcgggttcaacgTGAAACTGGCACGAACCCAtctagactaaacctaaacccgcgaatttcatgttaggttcgtgtcgtgttttcgAGTCGTGCCcgaaattcacacccctagtgTAAACGAGGCGAGTCGAGTCGAgattattttaagttatttataAGCCGatctcgaacctaaaaataagcttattgaGTAAACGAGTCCGAGCccaagcttcacttatcgagctcgcgagcctaaaaagtctattacagtatttatatta
The sequence above is drawn from the Helianthus annuus cultivar XRQ/B chromosome 12, HanXRQr2.0-SUNRISE, whole genome shotgun sequence genome and encodes:
- the LOC110892924 gene encoding IAA-amino acid hydrolase ILR1-like 4 yields the protein MHLSLKILIVLSFLLLPPSSSSSQTLNHQSSFLNPFLQHKNCSLKDYILSIANHVDTADWIKNIRREIHEYPELAFEEIRTSSVIRRELEKMSIGYRWPVAKTGVVAVIGSGLPPFVALRADMDALPLQELVEWEHKSKIDGKMHACGHDAHVAMLLGAAKILKQLESELQGTVVLIFQPAEERGEGAKEMIKEGVLENVEAIFGLHLVLSSDSGVVATKPGEFLAGCGCFKAVIHGKGGDAAIPQDSVNPILAVSASIISLQHIVSREADPLDTPVVSVAIVEGGSELNVIPDSVSMAGTYRAFSKKTFYALGERIKEVIKAQASVYGCSSVVDLEGNDYPSVPPTVNDKRIYEHAVQVSSMIVGEHNIELSPPFMGSEDLAFYLEKIPGTLAFLGMRNVKAGFVHSPHSPYYTVNEQVLPTGSALHAAFAYTYLLNQLLAN